The following are encoded in a window of Primulina eburnea isolate SZY01 chromosome 4, ASM2296580v1, whole genome shotgun sequence genomic DNA:
- the LOC140829680 gene encoding uncharacterized protein isoform X2 yields MESINVVFDDLADLTVKTPEADVEEWLDISEALTRNSVESGVETSEATPSTTPPLNRTETVDNDNNDNDDVVINCEREILSKIQKNHPSSQIIGELHDGVQTRNKEKVDYRKMIGLICMSSTFSQVF; encoded by the exons ATGGAATCAATTAACGTTGTGTTTGATGATCTTGCAGATCTAACAGTTAAAACACCGGAGGCTGATGTAGAAGAATGGCTGGATATAAGTGAGGCACTGACCAGAAACAGTGTTGAGTCCGGTGTTGAGACCAGTGAGGCAACACCAAGCACAACACCGCCTCTGAACCGAACAGAAACTGTGGATAATGACAACAATGATAATGATGATGTGGTGATTAATTGTGAAAGAGAAATTCTCAGCAAGATTCAGAAGAATCATCCATCATCACAAATCATTGGTGAATTACATGATGGTGTGCAAACAAGAAACAAAGAAAAGGTGGACTACCGCAAAATGATTGGTTTAATCTGCATGAGCTCCACGTTTTCCCAG GTGTTCTAA
- the LOC140829680 gene encoding uncharacterized protein isoform X1, with amino-acid sequence MESINVVFDDLADLTVKTPEADVEEWLDISEALTRNSVESGVETSEATPSTTPPLNRTETVDNDNNDNDDVVINCEREILSKIQKNHPSSQIIGELHDGVQTRNKEKVDYRKMIGLICMSSTFSQGEMNFDSGGDTLQCRGSLTDCDANQDYHFWMFCPERQKGGD; translated from the exons ATGGAATCAATTAACGTTGTGTTTGATGATCTTGCAGATCTAACAGTTAAAACACCGGAGGCTGATGTAGAAGAATGGCTGGATATAAGTGAGGCACTGACCAGAAACAGTGTTGAGTCCGGTGTTGAGACCAGTGAGGCAACACCAAGCACAACACCGCCTCTGAACCGAACAGAAACTGTGGATAATGACAACAATGATAATGATGATGTGGTGATTAATTGTGAAAGAGAAATTCTCAGCAAGATTCAGAAGAATCATCCATCATCACAAATCATTGGTGAATTACATGATGGTGTGCAAACAAGAAACAAAGAAAAGGTGGACTACCGCAAAATGATTGGTTTAATCTGCATGAGCTCCACGTTTTCCCAG GGGGAGATGAACTTTGACTCAGGGGGAGACACACTCCAATGCAGGGGGAGCTTAACTGACTGCGATGCTAACCAAGATTATCATTTTTGgatgttttgtccagaaaggcaaaaagggggagattga